The Spirochaetae bacterium HGW-Spirochaetae-1 genomic interval GATACCGGCTTACAAAAAGCGCCAGGAATCAGCTGGACCGTATCGCTGCTGTTTTGAACAAGCATCCTCAGGCCGGGATAAAAATTGTCGGACATTCCAGTTACAGGGATCTCAAGGATTATACAAAAAGGAAAGCCGAGAATATTAAAAACTATTTAATAAGCAAGGGAACGGCTGCCGGCAGAATTTCCGTAATAGGTCTTGGCAACACCGAGGTGATGGATACAGCTGTAGGATACAGAAGAATTGACAGGATAGAAATAATAATTACAGGAATAGAATGAAATAATCAGGCAGAAACATCCATATCGACGATAACCATTCGTGGATAAAGATTCCCTCTGAATTTATTAACTTCCAGTGTATAAACCAAATCTACTCCGCCGGTCTTATTGAAATAGTCCACCATTTTATCCGCCTGGCCCCACCCGATTGCTGTTAAGCCTCCATTACCTTCAATGCCGTATTTGCCATGGTTTCCGCTCTGACCAAAACGGCTGAAGCTGTTTATCCGAACATTCCTGGTAATAAAAACAGGATCCTCATTTCCTTTTCCATATGGCTCTAAAACGGAAAGCGATTTAATGAAATAACTGCTGACGTCTTTGATAGACAGCTCTGCATCGATAGCAATATTTGATTCTATAACCGGAGTCGTTTTAATCGATTCCATGATATTATCGATTGCCTTTCCCAGATTTTCTTCTTTAATTGTAAAACCGAAAGCCTGACTGTGCCCTCCTAAGCGGTCAAACAGTTCTGCATGTTTTTCAACTATTTCGAGCATATTGAAATTATTGATGCTTCTTCCCGACCCTTTAACCATACCATCTTTTGCAGGAAATACCGTAACTATCACAGGCTTTTTCAATAAATCAGATATCCTGTTGGCAATAAGTCCGGCAAGGCCATCGGGTATTTCAGAATATTCAATATGGACCATGTTATGGGAAACATGGATTTTGCCTTCACTAATATCCCGCTCAATATTGCTCTGTATATTTGAAACAAGATTTTTACGGTCCTCATTCAGTTTTTTTATGGATTTAATGATTTCAAGGACAATGGAGGTGTCATCTTCCAAAAAAAAATCGGCAGTGAGTTGCGCTTTTCCGAAACGCCCGGGAGTGTTGAGCAAAGGCGCTATATCCCAACCGATGGTTTTGGATGTTACAGCATCATCGGTGACAAGGCAGGCAAGTCCTGTATGTTCAGTTTTACCAAGGAACTTCAGACCATAATGGGACAACACCCTGTTCTCTCCCGTCAACGGCATTACATCGGCTATACTGCCGATTGAAACAAGGGCCAGGGAAAACTGAATAAATTCAAGAACCCGGGGAGAGTTGAGAACCTGCGCTTCCTGAAAGAGTATTTTTAATCTGTCTATTTTTCTGTGATAGATCGTATCTTTAATTGCCGAACGGGAAAATAATTTTTCAAGCCTGTCCGGTGTATTCTGTGCCCCATCCTGCATTGCCACGGGAAACAGGTCCCATAAAGACAGGTAATTTATGCTGCTCCTGGTTTGCTGCATCATCTTCTTATAGAGCGATTCTTCGTGATACAAAACGTAATCGCCATCGTTCAAACCTTCGGCTATCTTAACTACGTCTTCAAATACACTCGTTTCCTCTACAGGACCCGGAGTATAATTAAGTATCTTTGATGTATAATATTTTTCGTTTTCGGTTGTGACAAGAAGAAATGATTTATTGAATGAGGGCAGATAACTCAATAATACTGCATATCCCACTTTAAAAGCGACACCAACGCCGGCTAGGTGTTTGAAAGGATACTGGCATGTATGCTTCTTGGGATTGACTATTACAGCATCGGGTAGTAGTTCATCGGGTTCATGATGATCGGTAATTATGACATCAATATTTTTTTCACGTATACAGGCTATTTCATCAATATCCCGGATACCGGAATCAACGGTTATAAGAAGCGTGATATCGGCATTTATGAACTCCTGTATTATATTCCTGCTCAGCCCATATGCTTCATCATTCAGAGGAAACCTGTAAAATATTTCGATAGAAAACTTCTTGAACAGGTTGTAAAGAATTGTCAGAGAAGTTAAGCCATCCAGATCGGAATCAGCAAAAATACCTATCTTTTCCTTCCCGGAAATCGCCTTTCTTATTCTGTCCACTGCGGGGAATATACCTTCCAGTAAAAAAGGGCTATGCATGGAGGAAAGCCGTGGGAATAAATAGCTATCAATATCCTCAAAGGTTGATACACCCCGATTATGCATTATTTCAATAATTTTTTTACTTAC includes:
- the recJ gene encoding single-stranded-DNA-specific exonuclease RecJ, coding for MKQNWHLPKHSSPDAEKLSGIFNVSKKIIEIMHNRGVSTFEDIDSYLFPRLSSMHSPFLLEGIFPAVDRIRKAISGKEKIGIFADSDLDGLTSLTILYNLFKKFSIEIFYRFPLNDEAYGLSRNIIQEFINADITLLITVDSGIRDIDEIACIREKNIDVIITDHHEPDELLPDAVIVNPKKHTCQYPFKHLAGVGVAFKVGYAVLLSYLPSFNKSFLLVTTENEKYYTSKILNYTPGPVEETSVFEDVVKIAEGLNDGDYVLYHEESLYKKMMQQTRSSINYLSLWDLFPVAMQDGAQNTPDRLEKLFSRSAIKDTIYHRKIDRLKILFQEAQVLNSPRVLEFIQFSLALVSIGSIADVMPLTGENRVLSHYGLKFLGKTEHTGLACLVTDDAVTSKTIGWDIAPLLNTPGRFGKAQLTADFFLEDDTSIVLEIIKSIKKLNEDRKNLVSNIQSNIERDISEGKIHVSHNMVHIEYSEIPDGLAGLIANRISDLLKKPVIVTVFPAKDGMVKGSGRSINNFNMLEIVEKHAELFDRLGGHSQAFGFTIKEENLGKAIDNIMESIKTTPVIESNIAIDAELSIKDVSSYFIKSLSVLEPYGKGNEDPVFITRNVRINSFSRFGQSGNHGKYGIEGNGGLTAIGWGQADKMVDYFNKTGGVDLVYTLEVNKFRGNLYPRMVIVDMDVSA